Below is a window of Candidatus Methanoperedens sp. DNA.
TTGGTTTTCTCTGCTTATACCGCAAGAATAATAAGACGATACAGCAGTATTTATTTTTCATGTTTATCTATGAACCAGCAGGTTCATGATTAGTTTCACATTGCTCTCTGAGGGTTTAAGCAATATGATGGGAGTGAAGTAAGGAATGTTGTACAACTATGAAAAGAATCTCAGGACGACTGAGGAAAGAGTAAGAAGTTCAAACACCAGTGAGGCGAATAAGCAGGTAATATTTGAGTATGAGAGCTATTGTTTTGCAGAAGACCTGAAAGTGGTGAGGGTGATAAAGCATTTAATGGAGCTCAAAGTATTGGCAGAGGTGTTTGGAAAAGATTTCAGTAAGGCTTCCAAACAGGATGTTATTAAACTTGTGGGAGCTATAGAGCGTATGGATAGGTCTGAAGCAACGAAGCGAGACTACAAGAATGAGAGCGGCGCCAGGATAAGCGAGCTTGGAAACCTTAAGATCAAGCATGTGAAGTTTGACCAGTATGGAGCCGTTCTCATGGTAGATGGGAAGACCGGCATGCGTAGAGTGAGGATAATCTTCTCATCGCCTTACCTTGCCACTTGGCTCGTGAATCATCCTTTCAGGGATAATCCAGAGGCTTTTGTCTGGGTTAGGGATAGGCACCGTCGGCAGAAATGTACCCATGCAATATGGTGCTATCAGGATGCATCTTAAAAGAATGTGCGATCCAGTTGAAAGATAGCCAAGGAGGAAAAAGAGCAACCACTCATATATTTTCCGAGATATTGCCTTGCTCAAGTCCATAATCTCTTCAGTCCTTTATTTTTTAAATTCATTAATTAAATATTATTATTAGATTTGATCCTTGATCATTCGTTCCAGTTCTTTTAAAATCTCTTCTATTTCTACTTCTTTCGATTCAAGAACCTCTTCCTTGGAATGCTTATGATATGGAAAAGTCTTTATTTGCCTGTGGTGCGGTGCGTTATCCCATCTCACAATAAGATTCGACCCTGATGACACATGATAAGCGTATCTTCGCAATCCAGGCATGGCATGTTCCCAGACGTGGAGTTTCCAGCCGTTTATCAAGCGTACCTGAATTTTTAGCCTATAGTATTCACCAAAAGCATCCGAATCAATAGAGAGAATAGATTCAATGATACTGGATTCCCTTAAAATTTTAACTGTTCTATGCACTTACACCAGTCTCTTTGGCCGCTTGCTTCCACACTTTTAACATGTTTTCGGCAGCTTCCCATTCCATCCAGTCGTCTTCCTCAGGGATAGATGCGCCTTTTTCCAGTTTCTTTGAAAAAGTGCCAAAAGACGCACCATATTTTTTCTCAAAAGCCTTGAGCTGTTTTTTATAAAATTCTATTTTGTTTTTGATGAATTCTGAAGTTACATCCCTGATGAATTCTCTGGTGGATCCGTATAGACCAAGTTCCACCAGTGGTCTAGCAGCGTGCTTTAATTCGGTCAGGACCTCATTTTCAATTTCCGAACTCATAATCTCTTCTCAGAGTCATTAGAATAAAAGCCTTTTGATGTTGATGTTGAGGATTCGTCCACTTTAATAACATATCTTATGAGAACTTAAAGAAATTCAGATGACGACCCGTGACGACTCTCAGAAACAATCATTCTTGTTGATCAGGCCATCATGAATATGATGCAGAGCCTGTCCAAGTTGAAATCCAGCATCGTTTTCTTTACCGCTTATCCAGAAGCGGCGGGCTTGCCCTATCAAGTCTATAATCTTACCGATGTTTGGATTATGGTGCGATTCCATTGATCTTCCATGTTCCTTCCTCCAGCTATTGGTCTTATCCGGGTATATTACACCTTCTAATAATCCTCTATATGTGGCATGAGGGACTTACTGCTTCCTTGCTGCCGCTATAACAAGTCGTCTATGATCTTTCCATTTCATTTTAAGATACATATCATACAAGATGAACAAGTAAATGTATTTGTCAATTGTCCATCTTCCTCTCTCCTAAAACTGGTTTCGAAAACGGTTCTGCATATCGCCGAGGTCGCCCGAAGGGTGGGCGAGGCGCTCAAACCAGAAGAATAATACAAGTATGGCAAGCAGCCGCCGATGTTGAGTGAAGCGAAGCTGAGGCGGCGTACACTTGTCAGATCCGACAGATCTATATTTTGAAGCCAATCATCCAGTCAATTCCTGATGCTGAACGAATGCCCAACCGGAGCGTACCTTAACCACATTCTGAAAAACCCCTATTTTGCACACAAAACCTCATGTATGGTTTTGAGTAACTTCCCGGTGGTGTAAGGTTTTGGCAAAAAAGCATCTGCAAGGTCTGAGACTTTCGCAAGTCTATCTTTTTCTGTCAATCCGCTTACTGCAATGATCTTGACATCGGGATTAATTCTCCGGATCGCCCGGATGCTTGACTGGCCATCCATTACCGGCATCATCATATCCATTAGAATAACTTTGATTTTATCTATATTTCCAGCATACAATGCTACTGCTTCTGCACCATCGTTAGCATTAAGCACTTTATACCCGTTATCTTCCAATATCGAAAAAGTAACATTACGAATTGCTTCTTCATCTTCAACAACAAGAATCCATTCCCCTTTTCCTGCGAGCAATTCAGGTTGTTTCCGCTCCTCACATACCTTGTGTATTTCAGCTATTTCTGTTTTAATCGCAGGCAAATATATTCTGAATGCTGTTCCTTTCCCGATTTCGCTATACACATTAATGAATCCGCCGTGGCTTTTCACTATCGCAAGAGCAGTTGAAAGACCAAGACCTGTGCCTTTGCCATGCTCCTTTGTTGTGAAAAACGGTTCAAAAATCCTATCCATTATTTTAGGAGAAATACCTGTTCCGGTATCCGAGACTGCAATGACAACGTAAGAACCAACCTTTGCATCGGTATGCATCATCACATAGTTCTTATCAACAAAAAAATTCGAGGCTATGATACTCAATACACCGCCACCTGGCATGGCATCACGGGCATTCACGCACAAATTCATTATAACCTGGTGCAACTGTGTGGCATCTCCTGAGATGGTAAAGAGATCATCCGGTACATCAGTCTGGAGTTTGATATCTCTTGGGAATGTCTCTTCTGCAATTTTCTCAATTTCAGATATAAGATGTGTTACCTCAAGAGGTTTGCGTTCACCTTCAACACCCCGTGCAAATGACATGACCTGCTTTATTAAATCAGCACTGCGCTGGGAGTTCATTTCAAGGATAGTAAGCAATTTCTGGCTCTGTTCATCTTTGAATTTTTCCTTTAGCATACGCAGAGACAGCATCATTGGCGTGAGCATATTGTTAAGATTATGCGCTATGCCGCCTGAAAGAATGCCTATGCTCTCCATCCGCTGCGCCCGCAATAACTGCGATTCAAGCCTTTTTCTCTCTGTGATGTCGATTATCGCTGTTCTACATTGGCTGAAGTTACCCTCTCTATCCTGCACTGCAAGGCTCTCCAGCTGGACATCGAATTGATTCTTATTCTTATCCACAAGTCTAATTTCGCAACTTTGCCTGGTTTTGGTTCTAAAAACATTACGCAGATGGCGATAAAACACATCTTTACTATTAAAATCCACGTAAAGAGAAAACGGTGTTTTAATCAAAAAACTCCTCTCTATTCTTAATTTATTAGCACCAGTTAGGTTTACTTCTATGATAAGCCCGTTTTTATCAAAAGTAAAATAACCTATTGGAGCGAAATCATATAGGTTAGAATACCTGTTGCGTGAGTCTTCAAGTTCGCTCTGTGTCCTGCGAAGCTCTTCGTTCTGCATTTCCAGTTCCATCTGGTGCACTTGCAGTTCATGAACCAGATGTTGGACATCCTTGGTCGATAGCTTCTGCAAGTCTACTGTCTGAGGTTTCAACGCTATTTCAGCCTGTTTGCGCAGGGTTTCTGATTTTTCTTGTTTAGATGTAATTCTTTTATCTCCCGCTCTGCTTGAGTTCAGTTTATACTCGCATTAGAGCTTGTCTGAATATCTATTCTGGACAGGATTAATTTTCATCCTGTAAATCCTGTCCAAACATTCAGTAATGTCTTCAATAGCCAGGAGTATTCTCTCTGCGCCCTCCGGCTGATATATCTTGTGTGCATTGAGCAGCATTACCTTTCGCCCTGTGCCGGAAAACTCATGTTCAACTACGAAATCATTGAGCGCAGTGCCTTTCTGTAAGACATCCTCAAGCTTTTCTTTCAACTCCGGGATGTCCCACTGGCGGTTGCCTGTGTCGTAGAGGTGTTTGTTCATAGTGTCTTCCTGCGAAACCTGAAATGTCCTGTAAAAAGACTTATTGGCCATTATAACTTTCAGGTCTTTATCTAGCACCAGAACAGACTCGCGCATTGTATCTATGATGTTGTCAGTAAATACTCTGGCATCATGCTCTAATTTCTCACATCTCTTTCGCTCTGTGATATTAATGAATGTAATAACAACACCTTCAATAATGTTTTCAGCAGTCCGGTAGGGTAAAATTTTCATCAGGTACCACTTTTTATTTTTGGTATCCTGCATCTCTGACTCCCTGGGTACTAAAGTGTTGAGCACTTCGTCTGCATCTTTACTCAGATCCTTGTACACCAGGTTCGTGGCAATATCGATGATTGGTCTTCCGATATCAGTCCTGATCAGGTTTATTATCCTTGTGGCAGCCGGAGTAAAACCTTTAATGCGTGAATCGCCATCCAGAAAGATGGTAGCGATCTCACTGCTTGAGATGACATTGTTCAGGTCGCTCACGGTTCTTGACAACTCTTCAATCTTGGTCTGATGCTCTGAGTTGAGAGTTACCAGCTCCTCGTTGAGCGACTGCAGCTCCTCTTTGGATGCATTCAGCTCCTCGTTTGTGCTCTGCAGTTCCTCATTTGCTGATTGTAGCTCCTCATTTGTCGATCTTAGCTCCTCGTTGGAAGCCTGCAATTCCTCTATTGTTGCCTGGAGGTTCTCCCTTGTGGATTTCAATTCCTTTTCCAGATTCGAAACATACTTTTTAAGCTCTTCTGGCTCATAGACCGCTTTTTTTTCTTCTGATACTTCATGTTCATGCACCGGTACATCCTCAAAAGTGACCAGTATCAGCCCGGCCATGGTTTCCGGCTCCCTGATGGGCTTTATAGTTAAATTAATGGTTTGATAACCGCCGTTTGTCTTTACGCTCAAATCCCGAAAGATGGCATCCTTTTTCTGCGTTACTGCTGTGTGAAGTGCTATGTTCAGTTCCGTTCTTATACCTTCACGCGCCATCTCAAGTATATTCCAGCTCGGTCTGCCAGGTGCAGGTTCAAGGTATTTGCCAGTTCTGCCGTGGATATAGAGGATATCACCTTTTTCATTCGCAATAACGCAGGGAGGGGCGTAGGCATCAAGCAGTATTTTCTCTGCCTGTTCTGCAATCCTTGCCTGTCCATGTCTTACTTCACCCGGTCTGGTAACCTCAATCCTCGGTGCAGGGACTGGTGGTGCTATCAGAGGTAAATGTGCCTTCTCACCTGTGCTTCTGAAGATTTTCCATTTTTTATCAACAGCAGTATAGAGATCTGTGAGTTCTCCTATGGTCTCTGAACTTCCAAGGAAAAGGAACCCGGCCGGGTTTAAAGAATAGTGGAAAAGATACAATAGTTTTTTCTGTACATCTGGGACGAGGTAAATCAACAGGTTCCTGCAAATGATAAGGTCTATCTTTAAGAAAGGTGGGTCACTTATGACATTTTGGGGTGCAAATACCACCATCTCTCTTATATCTTTCTTAATACTGTAGCCCGGCAGGTCGGATTTTTTAACAAAAAAACGGCTCAAACGCTCAGGAGATACATCAATTGCGATGTTCTCAGGATAAACACCGGTACGGGCTACTTCAATCGCCTCCCTGTCCACATCGGTGGCGAAGATCTGGATTTTGAAGTTGCTCTTTACCTCATCCATATATTCTCTGAAGATTATGGCTAAGGAATAGGCTTCTTCACCGGTGGAACATGCAGTCACCCAGCAGCGCACCGGTTGAGAATAATTCCTGCCCTTCAGTACCTCCGGTATTGAGTTTTTTTTCAGGTTCTCAAAAGCATCAGGATCCCTGAAAAAACTGGTAACCCCAATTAAAAATTCTTTGTAGAGAATATAAATCTCAGGCTGGTTCTCCTGAAGGTAATGGACATAATCTGCTATTTTATCTATCTGGTGAAGATTCATCCTCCGCTCTATCCTGCGTATGAGAGTACCCTGTTTGTAGTGGGAGAAATCCAGCCCTGTGTTATCCCGGACAAGAATAATTATTTTCTGGAGATGACTGGCAATCTGCTCGCTTATGACTTTTGCGGGTCTTATACCTGTAGCGTAGAATTGTTTTACATAGTTTAACAGTTGCTCAGGAATCTTCTCAGGCGGCAGGATGAAATCAACAAGCTCCGTGGCTATGGCGCTCCTGGGCATGCCGTCATAGAGTGCGGATTCTATGTTCTGGACAATGACCATGCCTCCTTCACCTTTTATGGCTTTCAAGCCCAGGGTGCCTTCCGTCCCTGTTCCTGAGAGAATAATGCAGATAGCCTTTTCTTTCTGGTCATCGGCTAATGATCTGAAAAAGAAATCTATTGGATGCCGGACACCCCTGTGCACTATGGGTTCATAAAGATGCAGTATCCCGTGCAGAATTGCCATATCCTTGTTGGGTGGAATGATGTACACGCAGTTCTGCCTGACCTTCATCCCGTCTTCTACCTGAAAGACTTCCATTTTTGTATATCTCTTTAATATATCAGGCATGACGCTCTTGGCTTTGGGATCAAAGTGCATAACGATTATAAAAGCTATTTCGCTGTCAGAAGGCATGTTAGCAAAAAATTTCTCTAAAGCCTCAAGTCCACCTGCTGATGCACCTATGCCCACTATAGGGAAAGTTTCCTTTTCATCTTGTTTATCGGTTTCGCTCCAGGCTTGAGAAGAAGGCTCTTCGGTATTTCCGGGGTTCTGGTCTCCTTTTGAGAGATCCGGGTTCTGCTTTTTGTTGTTATCTGATGTCTTTACCTTTTCAGTCATTTCACACAACCAGTATGGTATTAGTAACCATTTATTAATTAACCTGACGATGTTGGTTACATCAGCTTTTCTCCTGGCTGCGCCCCGTTATATCTTCAATGGCAAGAAGGATTCTCTCTGTGCCCTTACCTTCCTGATAGATTCTGCGCGCATTGAGCAGTAATACCTTTTGTCCTATCCCGGGGAAGTCATGCTCGACCCTGAAATCATTGAACTGAGTGCTCTTCGGTACGATCTCCTCAAGCAGTTTTCTCAATTGCGGAATATCCCACTGGCGGTAACCAAGGTCGTAGATGAATCTGCTTTCAGTCTCATCCGGCGAAACTTTAAACATCCTGTAAAAAGATCGATTTGCAAGTATGATCGTAAGGTTTTCATCCAGTACCAGAAGAGGCTCTCTTATCGTATCTATTATGCTCGTGGTAAATACCCGGTAATCCTGCTCCAGCATCATCTCAGCATGCTTGAGCCTGGTGATATCAATGAATGAAATAACAACTCCATCGATAACGTTATCAATTGTCCGGTAGGGCGTAATCCTCATTAAATACCGTTTTTTATTTCTTGTATCTTCTACCTCTTTTTCCCTGAAGACTAAATTGTCGAGCACCTGATCCGAATCTTTAGCCAGATCCACGTCCTTCAGGTTCAGAACAATATCACTGATCGGGCGACCAATGTCGGTCCGAATGAGATTCATTATCCTGTTAGCTGAAGGGGTAAAACCTTTAATGATCAGGCTATTATCCAGAAAGATAGTGGCGATCTCCGTGCTTATGAGCACATTGCTCAGGTCGCTGGCAGATTTTGAGAGTTCGTCGATCTTGGTCTGGTGCTCCGCGTTGAGCGTTACCAGCTCCTCGTTGAGCGATTGCAGTTCTTCTTTGGATGCATTCAGCTCCTCGTTCGTGCTCTGCAGTTCCTCGTTGGCTGACTGCAATTCCTCGTTGGTCGATTTGAGTTCCTCGTTTGAGGTCTGAAGTTCCTCTATTGTTGCCTGCAGATTTTCTCTTGTGTACTTTAACTCTTTCTCCATTTCAGTAACATATTCTTCAGTCTGTTTCGATCCGGATGTTAGCTCAGCCGGCTTTGGGACTTCGCGGGGCGGCACATCCTCAAAGACCACCATTATCAGCCCCTGCAATCTTTCCGGCTCGTTTATGGGCCTGACCGTCAGGTTGATGGTTTGAACAGAGCCGTTTGTTTTTACATTCAAATTCCGAAAGATAGCGTCCTTTTTTTGCGTTACGACTGTATGAAGTGCTATGTTCAACTCGGTCCTTATGCCCTGGCGCGCCATCTCCCGCACGTTCAGACTCGGTCTGCCGGACGCCGGCTCCAGATACTTACCCGTCCTCCCGTGGATATATAGAATATCACCTTTTTCATTTACAATAACACTCGGCGGTGTATAGGTATCGAGCAGCATCTTTTCGATCAGTTCGCCAATATTGACCGGTCTGGTTTTTATTTCACCCCGTCCCGGCACCTCGACCCTTAGAGCTGAGGGTATAACTCCCGGTACAGGGAGCAGAGGTGTCCTCTCCCCTTTACGTTTAAAGAGCTTCCATTTTTTATCAACAGGGGAGTAGAGATCTGTGGACTCACCTATAGTTTCTGAACTTCCAATGAAAAGAAATCCATCCTGGTTCAGAGAATATTGGAAAATGAGAAGTAATTTTTTCTGTACCTCTGGTACAAGGTATATCATAAGATTCCTGCAACTGATAAGATCCATCCTGAGGAAAGGCGGGTCGCTTATGACGTTTTGCGGTGCAAAGACCACCATTTCCCTTATATCTTTATTTACATTATAACTGTCGGAGTTTTTTATAAAAAAACGGCTCAAACGCTCAGGAGATACATCGAGAGCGATATTCTCAGGATAAACACCGGTGCGGGCTGCCTCAATCGCTTCCCTGTCAACGTCGGTGGCAAAAATCTGGGCTTTGATATCGCTTTTTGTCTCATCCATGTATTCTTTCAGGATTATGGCTAAAGAATATGCTTCTTCACCGGTTGAGCACGCAGGAACCCATATCCTCACAGTCTGGTCAGGTGTCTTATTTTTAAATATCTCCGGCACTACCTCTTCTTTGAGAGCCTTGAAAGCCTCAGGTTCCCTGAAAAAACTTGTAACTCCAATTAAAAACTCTTTATGGAGAATCTGGATCTCAGCCGGGTTCTCCTGGAGGTAGCGGACATAATCCGATATCCTGCTAATCTGGTGCAGGTTCATCCGCCGGTCGATCCTGCGGATAAGTGTGCTTTGTTTGTATTGTGAAAAATCCAGCCCTGTCTGGTTCCGGATAAGTATAATTATTTTCTGCAGGTAATTAGTGATCTGTTCGCTCACTATTTTTTCAGGTCTTATACCTGTAGCATAGAATTGTTTTACATAGTTTAACAGTTGCTCAGGCATCTTCTCAGGCGGCAGGATGAAATCAACAAGCCCTGTGGCTATGGCGCTTCTTGGCATGCCATCGTAGGCAGCGGATTCTATACTTTGCACCATGACCGCCCCGCCCTCGCCCTTT
It encodes the following:
- a CDS encoding response regulator, with the translated sequence MELEMQNEELRRTQSELEDSRNRYSNLYDFAPIGYFTFDKNGLIIEVNLTGANKLRIERSFLIKTPFSLYVDFNSKDVFYRHLRNVFRTKTRQSCEIRLVDKNKNQFDVQLESLAVQDREGNFSQCRTAIIDITERKRLESQLLRAQRMESIGILSGGIAHNLNNMLTPMMLSLRMLKEKFKDEQSQKLLTILEMNSQRSADLIKQVMSFARGVEGERKPLEVTHLISEIEKIAEETFPRDIKLQTDVPDDLFTISGDATQLHQVIMNLCVNARDAMPGGGVLSIIASNFFVDKNYVMMHTDAKVGSYVVIAVSDTGTGISPKIMDRIFEPFFTTKEHGKGTGLGLSTALAIVKSHGGFINVYSEIGKGTAFRIYLPAIKTEIAEIHKVCEERKQPELLAGKGEWILVVEDEEAIRNVTFSILEDNGYKVLNANDGAEAVALYAGNIDKIKVILMDMMMPVMDGQSSIRAIRRINPDVKIIAVSGLTEKDRLAKVSDLADAFLPKPYTTGKLLKTIHEVLCAK
- a CDS encoding PAS domain-containing protein, which gives rise to MTEKVKTSDNNKKQNPDLSKGDQNPGNTEEPSSQAWSETDKQDEKETFPIVGIGASAGGLEALEKFFANMPSDSEIAFIIVMHFDPKAKSVMPDILKRYTKMEVFQVEDGMKVRQNCVYIIPPNKDMAILHGILHLYEPIVHRGVRHPIDFFFRSLADDQKEKAICIILSGTGTEGTLGLKAIKGEGGMVIVQNIESALYDGMPRSAIATELVDFILPPEKIPEQLLNYVKQFYATGIRPAKVISEQIASHLQKIIILVRDNTGLDFSHYKQGTLIRRIERRMNLHQIDKIADYVHYLQENQPEIYILYKEFLIGVTSFFRDPDAFENLKKNSIPEVLKGRNYSQPVRCWVTACSTGEEAYSLAIIFREYMDEVKSNFKIQIFATDVDREAIEVARTGVYPENIAIDVSPERLSRFFVKKSDLPGYSIKKDIREMVVFAPQNVISDPPFLKIDLIICRNLLIYLVPDVQKKLLYLFHYSLNPAGFLFLGSSETIGELTDLYTAVDKKWKIFRSTGEKAHLPLIAPPVPAPRIEVTRPGEVRHGQARIAEQAEKILLDAYAPPCVIANEKGDILYIHGRTGKYLEPAPGRPSWNILEMAREGIRTELNIALHTAVTQKKDAIFRDLSVKTNGGYQTINLTIKPIREPETMAGLILVTFEDVPVHEHEVSEEKKAVYEPEELKKYVSNLEKELKSTRENLQATIEELQASNEELRSTNEELQSANEELQSTNEELNASKEELQSLNEELVTLNSEHQTKIEELSRTVSDLNNVISSSEIATIFLDGDSRIKGFTPAATRIINLIRTDIGRPIIDIATNLVYKDLSKDADEVLNTLVPRESEMQDTKNKKWYLMKILPYRTAENIIEGVVITFINITERKRCEKLEHDARVFTDNIIDTMRESVLVLDKDLKVIMANKSFYRTFQVSQEDTMNKHLYDTGNRQWDIPELKEKLEDVLQKGTALNDFVVEHEFSGTGRKVMLLNAHKIYQPEGAERILLAIEDITECLDRIYRMKINPVQNRYSDKL
- a CDS encoding PAS domain-containing protein; protein product: MTNKGKKSKTNNKERHELPKESDSKEDGESVPDIENKTADEEGIFPIVGIGASAGGLDALEKFFTNMPSDSRVAFVVVMHFDPTGKSIMADILKKYTNMEVFQVDDGMRIRQNCVYIIPPNKDMAILHRTLHLYEPVVHRGVRHPIDFFFRSLSDDQKEYAICIVLSGTGTEGTLGLRAIKGEGGAVMVQSIESAAYDGMPRSAIATGLVDFILPPEKMPEQLLNYVKQFYATGIRPEKIVSEQITNYLQKIIILIRNQTGLDFSQYKQSTLIRRIDRRMNLHQISRISDYVRYLQENPAEIQILHKEFLIGVTSFFREPEAFKALKEEVVPEIFKNKTPDQTVRIWVPACSTGEEAYSLAIILKEYMDETKSDIKAQIFATDVDREAIEAARTGVYPENIALDVSPERLSRFFIKNSDSYNVNKDIREMVVFAPQNVISDPPFLRMDLISCRNLMIYLVPEVQKKLLLIFQYSLNQDGFLFIGSSETIGESTDLYSPVDKKWKLFKRKGERTPLLPVPGVIPSALRVEVPGRGEIKTRPVNIGELIEKMLLDTYTPPSVIVNEKGDILYIHGRTGKYLEPASGRPSLNVREMARQGIRTELNIALHTVVTQKKDAIFRNLNVKTNGSVQTINLTVRPINEPERLQGLIMVVFEDVPPREVPKPAELTSGSKQTEEYVTEMEKELKYTRENLQATIEELQTSNEELKSTNEELQSANEELQSTNEELNASKEELQSLNEELVTLNAEHQTKIDELSKSASDLSNVLISTEIATIFLDNSLIIKGFTPSANRIMNLIRTDIGRPISDIVLNLKDVDLAKDSDQVLDNLVFREKEVEDTRNKKRYLMRITPYRTIDNVIDGVVISFIDITRLKHAEMMLEQDYRVFTTSIIDTIREPLLVLDENLTIILANRSFYRMFKVSPDETESRFIYDLGYRQWDIPQLRKLLEEIVPKSTQFNDFRVEHDFPGIGQKVLLLNARRIYQEGKGTERILLAIEDITGRSQEKS